DNA sequence from the Streptomyces tsukubensis genome:
CGGACCGACATCCTCACCACTCTCACCGGCATCACTCCGCACGAGGCGGCCATCCCGATGGTGTCCGCGATGAGCGGGCAGTGGCTCACCGGCCCCGAAATGGACCCTGCCTACTGGTACGCGTCTCTGCGGGAGCCGGTCGAGTTCGACCGCGCCATCCGCGTCCTGGGCGAGGCGGGTCACGGGGTGTTCGTCGAAGCGTCCCCCCACCCCGTCGTCATCCAGGCCATTGCCGACACCCTGGAGGACCGCGACCCGGTCGCGGTGGGCACGCTGCGCCGGGAGGACGGCGGCCCCGAGCGGCTGCTGACCTCCCTTGCCGAGGCATATGTCCGCGGCGTCCCCGTCGACTGGACCACCATCCTCGGCAGCGGCACCACCGTCGACCTGCCGACCTATGCGTTCCAGCGGCCGGTTCTGGCCCGAGACCCCCGAGGTCAAGCGCTCCGGCCGGCCGGCCGACGACTGGCGCTACCGCATCACCTGGCAGCTCTCCGACACCCACCCCGGCACCACCGGGCCTGCGCTCTCCGGCATCTGGCTGCTCGTCGGGGACGACCCGGACGCGCCCGCGATGGCTGAAGCGCTGACCCGCCACGGTGCCGACGTCCTCACCGCCACAGACGTCGGGGACCTCGACCCGGGCACGGTCGCGGAAGTCACCGGCATCGTGTCGCTCCTCGCCTCGACGAGACCCCGGATGCGGAGTTTCCCTGGGTGCCGTCCGGTACGG
Encoded proteins:
- a CDS encoding acyltransferase domain-containing protein, with translation MIPVDYASHGPQVDALRTDILTTLTGITPHEAAIPMVSAMSGQWLTGPEMDPAYWYASLREPVEFDRAIRVLGEAGHGVFVEASPHPVVIQAIADTLEDRDPVAVGTLRREDGGPERLLTSLAEAYVRGVPVDWTTILGSGTTVDLPTYAFQRPVLARDPRGQALRPAGRRLALPHHLAALRHPPRHHRACALRHLAARRGRPGRARDG